DNA from Planctomycetota bacterium:
CCCGCTTGCGGCTCTCTTCAGCCGTTCGACAAGCGGGACGCTTGTCGCTACGAGAATCCGCAGCAGAAGCGACCTACAGAAATGGCCCACACCCCCTCTCGCACCCTCTCTTCTCGTCCCCACGCAGAGCGCAGGGGCGAGGAATAGGCACGGGCCGCGGAGCGGCCAAGAGGACGTCCCCACGCAGAACGTAGGGACGAGAGGAAGGGCGGGCAACCAGGCCGTCTTGCGTCGCGGCCACACGAAGAGTATCCTACCGCGAGTGGCCCTTCCGCCCGAGAAGCACCATGAGGAGCCCGTCCCGATGAACTCCAGCTTCGCCCTGACTGTCGCCCTCGCCGTTGTCGTTCTCGCCGCCGACGCTTCGGCCGGCGCGCGCCCCACACCGCCCCAGGGCGCGCCCGAGTACCAGGCCCCGCCACGGCCCACCGATGGGGCAAACATGGCGCTGACCATCGAGAAACTCGAAAAGGGCTTCGACCCCGAGCGCCCACTCCTCATCTGGGCCATCGGGTCGAGCTTCACGAACGGCCTCGGCGATGGTTCGACGCTCATCGAGCTGCTCAAGCCGCGCTTCCCGAACATGCCGAAAGTGGTCTACAAACGCTTCGCCGGCAACTCGACGCCTTACCACCTCACGCGCGGCTGGGCGCGCCACCTGGTCATCCCCGAGCAGCCCGACGTGGTGATCCTCTACAACTTCGGGAAGGTGGACGACCTCGAACAGCTCATCGTGGACCTGCGGCAGGGCACGACCGCCGACATCCTCGTCGGCACCATCCACTGGTGTCTTCCCCACGAGAAGCAGTGGCCCGACCCCGACCTGCCATGCAGCCATCAGGACATTCCGAAGCTCCGCGCCGTGTGCGAGAAGCACGGCGTCGAACTCGTCGAGAGCCGCCGCGAAATGACCGAATACATGCTCGCCCACAAGCTCGGCATCAAGGACCTCCTCGCCGACGCCGTGCACGAGAACGCCTATGCCTCGCTGATGACGAACATGAACATCGCCCGGCACTTCAACCGCCCCGCCAAGTTTGCTTACGACCCGCGCACGCGCGAGCGGCGCCTCGATGCCGCGGCCTCGCCCGACGTGAAGCTCGCGGGCGCCTGGGAGAAGGGGGACGGCTCGGTCACCGCGAAGGAGAAGGGCGCGGCCATCGAGGTCAGCTTCACGGGCAGCCGCATTGACCTCATCGGCTGGCGGAGTCCCGACGGCGGCCGCGCCGAGGTGTGGCTCGACGGCAAGCCTGCGGCCGAGGTTCCCGTGTTCCAGGCCAGCTACATCCAGCCCGACGCGAAGAACGCCCCCTTGCCGCCCAACCCGCCGCGCGACCGCTCGCCCCACCGCCTCACGCTGGGCAGCAACGTCGTGCCCCAGAGCTGGACCCTCACGATGACCAACGACGCGGGCGACTACGAACTGGTCGGCAGCCTCACAGGGTCCGATGGCACGGGGAATAACAGAAAGCCCTTCACCAGCAAGAGCGGCCAGATCATCCTCGAGCCCGAGTTCTGGCGGCAGCCCGAGAGCAACAAGGCCGGCGACAAGTGGACCTTCGACGTCACTCGCCCCACCGTCGGCCGGGTCGAGTTCAAGGGCGACAAAGCCAGGTTCCGCCTCACCCTTGCCCAGGCCCTCCCCAACGCCCCGCACAGCATCAAGCTCGTCGCCGACGGCACTGGCCCCGTGGCCATTGCCGCCTTTGATGTCTTCGAGCCGCCGATGAAGTAGCCTTCCTCTGTGTGGCACAGCCGCCCTCGGCTGTGATGTCGTCATGTTGTGGGCGGGATGTCCCCATCCCGCGTAACGCGGCGTGTGGACACGCCGCCCACAATACCCTGCCCGAGGGCACAGCCGACGGCGGCTGTGCCACACGGCTGGCTGCGGCAATCCGCGTGCTCCGCGGTCGCGGCCCGGCGTGGCTTCTGCCATCATTCCCCTGTCATTCTCCCTCTCCGGAGTGCAGAAGAGCGACAAGGAAACGGGGGGGCAGGGCAATCGGGGCTGCCGGAGGGAATGCGCGAGCCTCTCGGACTGCGGCGCGGAACGCCGCTCTTCATTGGGTCCGGTCCAGGGGCAAGACCGCCTGAAGGCGGGACTCCGAACGAGTTCATAACCTGCTGGGAGTGCAGCCTTTAGGCGGTCTTCATACGAAGCCGGCCAGAATGCGGCGGGGAGAAGGATGCCCGATGCCCTGCCCGCCCCATGCTGTATCACCTGAGAGGGGGAGGAAGTGATACAGTATGGGTAGACAGGCGAGTATTGGCGATTCTCGCGGCTCCGGCATGCTGTATCACTCGGCCGGAGGATGGGGAGTGATACAGGATGGAGCGGGGGTCGAGGAGCAGCGTGTCGGCCCCAAGAATGCCACGTCCAGGGGCGTTGGCATCTCTGGCGGCATTCTTGCCATGGGAGCGCGGCGGGCCGCCCGCGTGGACGCGCGAGACGCAGGTTTTTTCGCCCGGCATCTTGAATCCGCCGGGGGCATTTGCTAGACTTGCGTGC
Protein-coding regions in this window:
- a CDS encoding SGNH/GDSL hydrolase family protein yields the protein MNSSFALTVALAVVVLAADASAGARPTPPQGAPEYQAPPRPTDGANMALTIEKLEKGFDPERPLLIWAIGSSFTNGLGDGSTLIELLKPRFPNMPKVVYKRFAGNSTPYHLTRGWARHLVIPEQPDVVILYNFGKVDDLEQLIVDLRQGTTADILVGTIHWCLPHEKQWPDPDLPCSHQDIPKLRAVCEKHGVELVESRREMTEYMLAHKLGIKDLLADAVHENAYASLMTNMNIARHFNRPAKFAYDPRTRERRLDAAASPDVKLAGAWEKGDGSVTAKEKGAAIEVSFTGSRIDLIGWRSPDGGRAEVWLDGKPAAEVPVFQASYIQPDAKNAPLPPNPPRDRSPHRLTLGSNVVPQSWTLTMTNDAGDYELVGSLTGSDGTGNNRKPFTSKSGQIILEPEFWRQPESNKAGDKWTFDVTRPTVGRVEFKGDKARFRLTLAQALPNAPHSIKLVADGTGPVAIAAFDVFEPPMK